One region of Prosthecobacter debontii genomic DNA includes:
- the rtcA gene encoding RNA 3'-terminal phosphate cyclase — protein MTKTNTSLLQISGESGGGQLLRSALSLSLVTGQPFRMTNIRGKRPKPGLMRQHLTCVKAAAEVSGAAVDGAEIGSVELVFAPGPVRAGEYDFKIGSGGSTTLVLQTLLPALLHADGESRVRIEGGTHNPLAPPYEFMDQCFMPVLRKMGVKAEVTLERHGFMQAGGGLLTAQISPIKKWKKLKLLERGESQGCFGRVLHAHLGRDIAEREMAAVSRILEWEAGKLELRYANDSAGPGNAILLGAAFANICEISSGIAQMGKSAESVATGAAKGLRSYLASSAPVGVHLADQLLLPMALTGGGVFRTLAISDHTETNMTLIEKFLAVRFEVQELEMGVKEISLRSQG, from the coding sequence ATGACCAAAACCAACACATCGCTTCTCCAAATTTCCGGTGAATCCGGCGGTGGGCAACTCCTGCGTTCGGCGTTGTCTTTGTCCCTGGTGACGGGGCAGCCGTTTCGCATGACGAACATTCGTGGCAAGCGGCCCAAGCCCGGGCTGATGCGTCAGCATCTGACTTGTGTGAAGGCGGCGGCAGAGGTCAGTGGTGCGGCGGTGGATGGGGCCGAGATTGGGTCTGTCGAGTTGGTCTTCGCTCCTGGGCCCGTGAGGGCAGGGGAGTATGATTTTAAGATCGGCAGTGGGGGAAGCACGACGTTGGTTTTGCAGACGCTGCTGCCCGCCCTGTTGCATGCCGATGGCGAGAGTCGTGTGCGGATCGAAGGTGGCACGCACAATCCTTTGGCTCCGCCCTATGAGTTCATGGATCAGTGCTTCATGCCGGTCCTGCGCAAGATGGGAGTCAAAGCCGAGGTGACCTTGGAACGACATGGGTTCATGCAAGCGGGCGGAGGTCTGCTGACCGCTCAGATTTCACCCATCAAAAAGTGGAAGAAACTCAAGCTGCTGGAGCGCGGTGAATCCCAAGGCTGCTTCGGACGAGTGCTGCATGCTCATCTCGGGCGCGACATCGCGGAGCGTGAGATGGCGGCGGTGTCTCGCATCTTGGAATGGGAGGCCGGGAAGCTGGAACTGCGTTACGCCAATGATAGTGCGGGACCCGGAAACGCGATCTTGTTAGGGGCTGCCTTCGCGAATATTTGCGAGATCAGTTCGGGCATTGCTCAGATGGGGAAATCAGCCGAATCGGTGGCCACGGGTGCCGCTAAAGGCTTGCGCTCCTACTTGGCCTCGTCAGCTCCCGTCGGTGTGCATCTTGCAGACCAGTTGCTCCTGCCGATGGCTTTGACGGGCGGCGGAGTTTTCCGCACCCTCGCGATCAGTGATCATACCGAGACGAACATGACTCTGATTGAGAAATTTTTGGCCGTGCGTTTTGAAGTGCAGGAGCTGGAAATGGGGGTGAAGGAGATTTCCCTGCGTTCCCAGGGGTAA
- a CDS encoding acyl carrier protein → MPDAPTLPQLELRVLDLVRDEVLQTPPGFGVSSDLFEAGLDSMAIMQLLLLLEEHYGVAIPVGSVSRANFRSAQTIGALLVQQGYVVTEGGVVEEPAPVIASEPAVSPEVVETTPKEIVPEPKLDRLPLRDCDFFTHAFDEMLRHAGQGGHIARSFIELDRVPDVQAIRDLLVKLPDQFPFPIFTAKLEKPSFFSLHTWVPARYQRPLELNLWSDERSSGGLIAHGAQKFADLQTKLDDIINTSLPQYDDGWMNVRFDLVEKEDGTCVFVFSWSHLIMDGIGAEFFLLEMNRLLGGKSEPVPAFDLTDFKDTRGWGERWKTAKVMPAFFDTVMKHPFEALGSEKLSSGRAHFQVITLTEEQSAEVARRSAEVSGPLINMPFHLACAMRAHQAVFDFRKQKPESLMCCVPIQVRKKGTRGPLFQNHLTMFFCNLLAEELTTLDAAAGSLHKQHTRFIKEKIGDAFRDLMWMMRPMPPSLHMHFINWHMKGKFSSFYHSNTGVFAPELTQFAGASVTNAYHVPSFSDPPGTGVFTNEKNGRLVLTLCWREGTLTPEEREIFIQQLLSDLGVRS, encoded by the coding sequence ATGCCTGACGCCCCCACTTTGCCCCAACTCGAGCTGCGTGTGCTCGACCTTGTTCGTGATGAAGTCCTGCAGACGCCTCCTGGTTTTGGAGTGAGCTCTGATCTTTTTGAGGCAGGGCTTGATTCGATGGCCATCATGCAGCTCTTGCTATTGCTGGAAGAGCATTACGGCGTGGCCATCCCGGTGGGCAGTGTTTCGCGAGCGAATTTCAGGAGTGCGCAGACCATTGGGGCACTTCTCGTTCAACAGGGATATGTCGTGACTGAGGGCGGGGTTGTCGAAGAACCAGCTCCGGTGATTGCTTCTGAGCCTGCGGTGTCACCTGAGGTCGTGGAAACAACACCGAAAGAGATCGTGCCGGAGCCGAAGCTGGATCGTCTGCCCTTGCGAGACTGCGATTTCTTCACGCATGCTTTCGATGAAATGCTTCGGCATGCTGGGCAGGGCGGACACATCGCGCGTTCGTTCATTGAGCTGGATCGTGTGCCGGACGTCCAGGCGATCCGTGATCTGCTGGTGAAGCTGCCGGATCAGTTCCCTTTCCCGATCTTCACCGCCAAGCTGGAAAAACCGAGCTTCTTTTCCCTGCATACTTGGGTGCCTGCCCGCTATCAGCGCCCTCTGGAGTTGAATCTCTGGTCCGATGAAAGGTCTTCAGGAGGCTTGATCGCTCACGGTGCGCAGAAGTTTGCTGATCTGCAGACGAAGCTGGATGACATCATCAACACCTCTTTGCCGCAATACGACGATGGCTGGATGAATGTCCGGTTTGATTTGGTCGAAAAAGAAGATGGCACGTGTGTCTTCGTTTTCTCCTGGAGCCATCTCATCATGGACGGCATTGGAGCGGAGTTTTTCCTGCTGGAGATGAACCGCTTGTTGGGCGGTAAGAGCGAGCCCGTGCCGGCCTTTGATCTCACGGATTTCAAAGATACTCGTGGTTGGGGTGAACGCTGGAAGACGGCCAAGGTGATGCCGGCCTTCTTCGATACGGTGATGAAGCATCCCTTCGAGGCTCTGGGTTCGGAGAAGCTTTCCTCGGGTCGTGCCCATTTCCAGGTGATTACCTTGACGGAAGAACAAAGCGCTGAGGTCGCTCGTCGCAGTGCGGAGGTTTCTGGACCCCTGATCAACATGCCCTTCCATCTCGCCTGTGCCATGCGCGCGCATCAGGCGGTGTTTGATTTCCGAAAGCAGAAGCCGGAGTCTTTGATGTGCTGTGTGCCGATCCAGGTGCGTAAAAAAGGCACTCGTGGACCGCTTTTTCAAAACCACCTGACCATGTTCTTCTGCAATCTGTTGGCCGAAGAATTGACCACGCTGGACGCTGCTGCTGGGTCTCTCCACAAGCAGCACACCCGCTTCATCAAGGAGAAGATCGGTGATGCCTTCCGCGATCTCATGTGGATGATGCGACCAATGCCGCCCAGCCTGCACATGCATTTCATCAACTGGCACATGAAGGGGAAATTCAGTTCCTTCTATCACTCCAACACAGGTGTGTTTGCGCCGGAGTTGACTCAGTTTGCCGGAGCGTCCGTGACGAATGCCTACCACGTGCCGAGCTTCTCAGATCCTCCAGGCACGGGCGTTTTCACCAATGAGAAAAACGGGCGACTGGTCCTGACGCTCTGCTGGCGTGAGGGCACGCTGACTCCCGAAGAGCGGGAAATCTTCATTCAGCAACTGCTCTCGGATCTCGGCGTCCGCTCCTAA